The following proteins are co-located in the Phocoena phocoena chromosome 1, mPhoPho1.1, whole genome shotgun sequence genome:
- the LOC136123104 gene encoding histone H2B type 2-E has protein sequence MPEPAKSAPAPKKGSKKAVTKAQKKDGKKRKRSRKESYSIYVYKVLKQVHPDTGISSKAMGIMNSFVNDIFERIAGEASRLAHYNKRSTITSREIQTAVRLLLPGELAKHAVSEGTKAVTKYTSSK, from the coding sequence ATGCCTGAGCCGGCAAAATCCGCTCCCGCGCCCAAGAAGGGCTCGAAGAAAGCTGTCACCAAAGCTCAGAAGAAGGACGGGAAAAAGCGCAAGCGCAGTCGCAAGGAGAGCTATTCCATCTATGTGTACAAGGTACTGAAGCAAGTGCACCCGGACACCGGCATCTCGTCCAAGGCCATGGGCATCATGAACTCGTTCGTCAACGACATCTTCGAGCGCATCGCGGGCGAAGCGTCGCGCCTGGCGCATTACAACAAGCGCTCGACCATCACCTCCCGGGAGATCCAGACGGCCGTGCGCCTGCTGCTGCCCGGCGAGCTGGCCAAGCACGCCGTGTCCGAGGGCACCAAGGCGGTCACCAAGTACACCAGCTCCAAGTGA
- the LOC136121006 gene encoding histone H2A type 2-C produces MSGRGKQGGKARAKAKSRSSRAGLQFPVGRVHRLLRKGNYAERVGAGAPVYMAAVLEYLTAEILELAGNAARDNKKTRIIPRHLQLAIRNDEELNKLLGKVTIAQGGVLPNIQAVLLPKKTESHKAKSK; encoded by the coding sequence ATGTCTGGCCGCGGAAAGCAAGGAGGCAAGGCCCGTGCCAAGGCTAAGTCGCGCTCGTCCCGCGCAGGTCTGCAGTTCCCGGTGGGGCGAGTGCACCGCCTGCTACGCAAAGGCAACTACGCCGAGCGGGTGGGGGCCGGCGCGCCCGTCTACATGGCGGCAGTCCTCGAGTACCTGACCGCCGAAATCCTGGAGCTGGCGGGCAACGCGGCCCGAGACAACAAGAAGACGCGCATCATCCCTCGTCACCTGCAGCTGGCCATCCGCAACGACGAGGAACTGAATAAGCTGTTGGGCAAAGTCACCATCGCCCAGGGTGGCGTTTTGCCCAACATCCAGGCCGTTCTATTACCAAAGAAAACTGAAAGCCACAAAGCCAAAAGCAAATAA
- the LOC136121103 gene encoding histone H2A type 2-B: MSGRGKQGGKARAKAKSRSSRAGLQFPVGRVHRLLRKGNYAERVGAGAPVYLAAVLEYLTAEILELAGNAARDNKKTRIIPRHLQLAVRNDEELNKLLGGVTIAQGGVLPNIQAVLLPKKTESHKPGKNK, translated from the coding sequence ATGTCAGGACGCGGAAAGCAGGGAGGCAAAGCTCGGGCCAAGGCCAAGTCGCGCTCGTCCCGCGCTGGCCTTCAGTTCCCCGTGGGGCGAGTGCACCGCCTGCTGCGCAAAGGCAACTACGCCGAGCGAGTGGGGGCCGGCGCGCCAGTGTACCTGGCGGCTGTGCTGGAGTACCTGACAGCGGAAATCCTGGAGCTGGCCGGCAACGCGGCCCGAGACAATAAGAAGACGCGCATCATCCCTCGCCATTTGCAACTAGCCGTGAGAAATGATGAAGAGCTCAACAAGTTACTCGGGGGTGTCACAATTGCCCAGGGCGGCGTCTTGCCCAATATCCAGGCAGTCTTGTTGCCCAAGAAAACGGAGAGTCACAAGCCTGGCAAGAATAAGTAA